TAGCGGTCAGCGAAGCCTGCAACAATGCAGTTATGCATTCCAAAGGGGAAGACAATTTTGAAATTAAATTTATTAAAGAAAGTGAAAAAATCGTCATTGTAGTAAAGGACAATGGAAATGGATTTGATTTTGCGGATTATTCCTCGCCGAATCTTAAAAACCCTTCAGACCATGGGTTGGGCATTTTTGTGATTAAGTCCCTTATGGATAGAGTGGAAGTAAAATCATCCAAAGAAAAGGGCACGGAAATAAAAATGTACAAAAATCTTTAATAGACTTAATGATAAATGCTTTTGTGGGGGGAGTCGGCAATGACGGAAAAAGATAATGAAAAATCAATCCAATCAATGGACATTGCCTTTAAAGACATGGACAGCAAAGATCTTTTTAGACTTTATGGCAAAACCCGGGATATTGAAATCAGGAACTTTTTGGTCAAAAAATATCTTTATATAGCTGAAATATTGTCCAAAAAATATACAAATAAGGGAATTGACTTCGAGGATATTTTTCAAGTGGCATCCCTTGGATTGATATATGCCATTGAACGCTTTGATGTTGAAAGAGGCTATGAGTTTTCTAGTTTTGCGACACCTACAATCATTGGAGAGATTAAAAAGTATTTTAGGGACAAAGGATGGGCCATACGGGTTCCACGGAGAATACAAGAATTATCCAAAAGGATTTACACGACAAAGACCTCTTTGCAGCAAACGCTTCAAAGAACCCCGACGATAGAGGATATA
This Peptostreptococcaceae bacterium DNA region includes the following protein-coding sequences:
- a CDS encoding SigB/SigF/SigG family RNA polymerase sigma factor, which encodes MTEKDNEKSIQSMDIAFKDMDSKDLFRLYGKTRDIEIRNFLVKKYLYIAEILSKKYTNKGIDFEDIFQVASLGLIYAIERFDVERGYEFSSFATPTIIGEIKKYFRDKGWAIRVPRRIQELSKRIYTTKTSLQQTLQRTPTIEDIAIELECSVEQIVEAIEASQVYSPKSLDISYDNHGDDKDIQLIDIIGREDKIFGIIENREFIVKCMEKFNEVEVKIVEDRFFRNRTQIQVASDLGVSQMTISRMEKKIIRKFRKEFDKLKEI
- a CDS encoding ATP-binding protein; this encodes MYKEKINVNEIYSEQECIGLSIPANPEYVSIVRLTASVIANSIGFDFEEIEDIKVAVSEACNNAVMHSKGEDNFEIKFIKESEKIVIVVKDNGNGFDFADYSSPNLKNPSDHGLGIFVIKSLMDRVEVKSSKEKGTEIKMYKNL